Within the Scytonema millei VB511283 genome, the region CGATCGAGTTCTTGGGATAATGTCGCTGCTGTTTCTTGTTGATGAGAGAGAAATTGAACGATCCCACCGAGTAATTCTGCTAGAGGCGGAGCGTTACGCAAACTGCGCCAAACAATATATTCAAATTCTGATTGTAAGTTTTCTGCTAGGGCGATCGATAAGGCAGTTTTTCCCATGCCACCCATACCCAATACTGCCACTAAACGACAGAGATCGTTCTCAATCCACTGTCCTAAAGTAGCTAGCTCCTCACTCCGCCCGTAAAATGTTACTACATCTACCGCTTCGCCCCAGTCTATATAAGGTGTTGTTGGTTGTTGGTTGACGGTGACTAGTGGCTGGTTATCGCTCCTCTGCTCCCCCAACTCTCTTTTTCCCTGCTCCCTGCTCCCTGCTCCCTGCTCCCTAACTTCTGAAGCTCGCCGCCGCAAGACAGCACGAAAGTTACTTTTCGTGACTTCTTCTGAGAGAGCTTTAGAAAGCAACTTCCATAGCTTAGAACCTACATCTTTAATGTAATTAGCATCGTAGTCAGAGCTTTCGGCGATTTCGGGATATGTCTGACCTTCCCAGGCTTTGCGAAAGACGAGTTCCTGAATGTCGTTGAGTCCCCGATCGAGAAATGCATCTAGAATTACTAGTGCTTCGTCAACGTTCATTTTTTAACAAAAATTTGTTCTTTGATGATTTTGACTGTTCTAAGCTAAGTTTGTTTTTTTTCGCTGGTTTGTATTTATTTTTTTGTGTTTCCCTATTAAGTTACACTAGAAATCAGTCGCAAATCCCCCATATACTTAAAAGTTCAAAATTCTATATATTTTAATTTTATCTTAATAAATTAAGCCTTTTCTAAATCAGTTATCAGTTATCAGTTATCAGTTATCATTAACCTCTTGCCACGCACCACGCATCACGCACCACGCACCAAGTAAATCTGACTTTTTCAGACGATTCATGACTTCTCGATTGAGACAATTGAGATGGTGTGGATAACTTCTGACTTTTTCAGGCTGTAAAAAATAAGAGCTTCATTTAATTTGAAATTAAGGATGACATCAAGCTAAACCCGAGCGGCATTAAGGTTATAGCTTTTAGCCTTAATCCTTCATCTTTTCGATTAATTTCAGCATGGAATTTCGATCCAGTATGGCAGCTATTACCCAAACAGAGATTATCAGAAGTTTGATCGGTTTGTTCGAGGCAATGGATGTAGAGAGTGCCATGACTTATTTTACTGAAGATGCCCTATATCGATTTGGCAATCATTCCCCGGCAGTGGGGAAAGCCGCGATCGCATCCGTAATCGAAGCAAATCAGTTCAGTCGGATCGCACGAACTTCTTTTGAGATCAATGAAATTTGGGAAATTGACGATGCTGTGATCTGCCAAATGGAAACAACTCATACGTGCGATCGTAGCAAAGCGATCGCAATACCATGCGCGATCGTCTTTCGCATGGAAGACGATCTCGTGCGAGAAATGCGCGTCTACATTGACGCTTCTCCCTTAAATAGAAAATGTGAGGGATAGGGGAAAGAGCAAGTCAAAATTCAAAAGTCAAAATTCAAAAGTCAAAATTAGAGTGCGTACCACGTACCAATCTCTTGCCAAGAACCGATAACTAATAAATTTGTTGTTGCATGTAACGCAATACAGTTCAGTTAAAAGCAATCGATCCTCGGAGATCCCCCCAACCCCCCTTAGAAAGGGGGGCTACGACTCCCCCCTTTTTAAGGGGGGCGAGGGGGGATCGTCTTATCTGAACCGTATTGGCATGTAACGTCTCTACACTGATAACTGGTCACTGATAACTGGTCACTGATAACTGGTCACTGCTCCCTGCTCCCTGCTCCCTTTTCGGGTGACTTAATTCATGGAGAGATTTGAGTTCAGCAAGCAGGCTGGTATAAGCATCGAATTTGCCGCGTTGCAAATACATTTGAGCAACCGTGCGTAAATCTTCTGCTACACCTACCATGTCACCTAATTTATAACGCACGAGACACCGACAGTGATAAGCACTTGGGTCTTTAGGATCGATGCGAATAGCACGGTCAAAATCAGCGATCGCACCGTGATAGTCTTCGAGCTTGGAAAGCGTAAAACCTCGGTTGTAATAGGCGATCGCCGAATCTGGATTTAGCGATAAAGCGCGATCGAAATCCTTTAATGCATCTTGGCGATCGCCCCTAGCAGCCAGCGCTAAACCGCGATTAGCATAGGCTGTAGCGTTGTCGGGTTGGAGCAAAATAACCTGAGAAAAATTTGCGATCGCAGCTCGATATTTTCCCACTAGCGTTTGATATACTCCTTGTTTGAATAAGTCTTCTACCGATCGAAATTTAGTTTGATGGTTATGCATCTCCAAAGTATTCGCTGCTGGCTGAGCCTGAGCGTTTAACGGAAACAGCAAAACCGCAAATGTCACGCAGCAGATGAAAATAACTCGATACATAGCTAGTGAGGGGAGAGCTGAGGGAGCGATCGGGAGCTGAGGGGTAGAGGAGAAATGACTAGTCACTAGTCACTAGTCACTGACAACTGAATAACTGACAACTGATAACTGACAACTGACAACTGATTTCAGCTCCATCCTTTTTCGGATTTTTCCAGCACGTAAGAGGCGACATCCTCAATCTGCTGGGCATTTAATTTTCCTTTGAAGGCAGGCATGGCATTTTTACCATTGGTGACTTGGTTGATAATTGCTTCTAGGGAATTCATACTATATTTTTCTAAAGCATCTTTCTGTAGCGTTTTTGTCGCCATCACCACATTTCTCCCTCCCATGTGACAAGCAGCGCAGTTACTGTTAAACACTTTGGCTCCATTGGCTATGTCTGCTGCTAGAGCTGCACTGGGAAAAATTAGAGTACAGATAGCAACAACCAATAGCAAAGCTAACGCGATCGTTCGCATTCTTTCAATCTCCTTCTTTAGCAAAATAGGCTCGGCGGATTAATTCAGCTAAGATGTCGAACTAAGATGTCGAAAAAGGGTGGAGGTCTTCCACCCCAGAATCAAGGACTTTTTGACCCTTCGTATAAAAGCAGGCTGGAATCGAACACTTAGCTTAGTCTGCCTTCTGGATGACAGTCAAAAGACAAGATGTCAAACTTTCACAAAAAATATCGCGCGAGATAACTCTGACGGTGTAACCTGGAAAGCAGTAACCAGTTGTCAGCTATCAGTTATCAGTTATCAGTTATCAGTGACCGTTATCAGTAATTTTTGACTTTTACCTTTTGACTTTTGACTTAGCTTATGTCCCCGCTGCCTAATTACCGTCCCAAACAGCTATCTCTTGGTCCATTAGAGACAGAGATTTTAAATATCGTCTGGGAACTCGATCGCGTGACTGTCAAGGACGTACACGATCGCATTCTTGCCGATCCCGACCGAGAGTTAGCCTATACTTCTGTCACGACTGTACTGCGCCGCTTGACGGAAAAAGGCTGGTTGGCTTGCGATAAACAAGAACGAGTTTTTTATTGGCGACCGTTGGTAACGAAAGAACAAGCGCAAGTGATAGAGGCGCATGAAAAGCTACATCGCTTTTTGGCGGTTGGCAACCCTGATGTTGTGGCTGCCTTTGCCGATAGCCTCGATCGCACTAGTTTAGAACAGCTCGACGCGATCGCGAAACGCATTCAAGCCGCACGCCAACAACGGGAGGAGAAGTAATGCATACCATCATGATTTTGGCTGCACTGGCAGTAGCTTGGAACGTGCGACAGAATTGGTCGTCAGCTTCAGGTGATTGGCAACAACGCTGGAAACAAACGCTATGGTTTTTTCTTTTTCCTCCACTAATATTAGCGATCGCCGGAATCTCGGTATTATTCATGGGAACCCAAGGCTCGATGCTGGGTTTATCTGTAGGTTGGTATAGCTACGGACTGACAGTAATTGGATTTATCGTGGCGATCGCGCTGGGAGTTAAACTAGCATGGCAAGGCTGGCAGGCTGTGAGACAGACTCGTACTTATCCCCAGGAGCAAGTAGAGGGAGCATCTTGTCGGATTTTAGCAACTCCCGTTCTGTTCAGCGCCTTAGTTGGCTTCTGGCGACCGGAATTAGTTGTCAGCCAGGGATTGTTATACGTCCTCACCCCAGAACAGTTAGCCGCTGTAATTGCCCACGAACAAGCGCATTACCACTACCGAGATACTTTCTGGTTTTTTTGGTTGGGTTGGGTACGGACTTGTACCGGATGGTTGCCTCAGACAGAAGCGTTATGGGAAGAATTATTACTGTTACGGGAACTGCGGGCAGATAGTCGGGCGGCTCAGCAAGTCGATCCGCTGACTTTGGCAGAATCTTTGTTATTAGTCGTGCGTTCCGCGATCGTGCCAATGACGAGTTTTTGTGCTGCTTTCAGCGCCGCTAGTCAAGCAGAGCGGTTGAACGAACGCATCAATGCTTTATTAGAGCCATCAGCACCTTCCAGCCAACCGCAATTTAATTGGTCTTGGTTGTGGTTGTTATTGGCTCTTTTACCCTTAGTTACCCTACCATTTCATTCATAAGACGTGCGACGAACAAGCATTAGAGCCTGAAAACATTGTGAGTCAAGCATCTAAGTGCTTAAAAATAAATCGAAACGTAAACGATATGAAGATTAGCAAAGGTAGCTAACTTCACCCTTCACCCTTAAATTTTTTTATCGCTAAATCTACCTTTTGCCTCAAATCTTCCAAGGTAGAAGAATTATCCAAAACAACGTCAGCCCGATCGCATTTTTCCGACAACGGCACTTGACTGTTAATTCGCGCCTGTGCTTGTTCTACAGTTAAATTATCACGCTGTATCAGTCTGTCTATTTGCTGTTGCGGCGAACAGAAAACAACCCAGATTTCTGTGACTAAATTTGTCATTTCTGCTTCAAATAGCAAAGGGATAACTAATACCACTGTAGGGACAGATAATTTACTTATTTCTTGCTCAAAGCGATCGCGCACGTAAGGATGAATTTGTCTTTCTAACCACTGCTTTTCTGTAGAATCGTTAAAGATAATTCGCGCTAGTTGTTGACGATTCAGCGTCCCATCAGCCTGCAAGATGTTTGTACCGTAACGCTGGGCGATCGCATCTAAAATTGGCGAACCAAGTTGCACGGCTTCTCTTGCATAAATATCTGCATCAAGAACTGGTAAATGATATTCAGTTGCTAAGAATTGAGCAACAGTACTCTTACCAGTACTAATTCCACCAGTTAGACCAATGATTCGTAAGTCGTAAGTCGTAAGTCGTAAGTCGTAAGTCACAATTAATTCATCTTTCCACCTTTACTTACCCAACCTACAATTGCTTGTAACAAACCATCCAAAGTATATTCTTCCGCTTCTATATCGACTCTTCCCAAATGAGTTATACAGTCTTTAGAAGTTTGGGGACCAATGGAGGCTATACAAACTCCATCTAAATTAATGTTGTTATATGGTGCTATGAGTTGGCAGA harbors:
- a CDS encoding nuclear transport factor 2 family protein, with protein sequence MEFRSSMAAITQTEIIRSLIGLFEAMDVESAMTYFTEDALYRFGNHSPAVGKAAIASVIEANQFSRIARTSFEINEIWEIDDAVICQMETTHTCDRSKAIAIPCAIVFRMEDDLVREMRVYIDASPLNRKCEG
- a CDS encoding tetratricopeptide repeat protein → MTSHFSSTPQLPIAPSALPSLAMYRVIFICCVTFAVLLFPLNAQAQPAANTLEMHNHQTKFRSVEDLFKQGVYQTLVGKYRAAIANFSQVILLQPDNATAYANRGLALAARGDRQDALKDFDRALSLNPDSAIAYYNRGFTLSKLEDYHGAIADFDRAIRIDPKDPSAYHCRCLVRYKLGDMVGVAEDLRTVAQMYLQRGKFDAYTSLLAELKSLHELSHPKREQGAGSSDQLSVTSYQ
- the petJ gene encoding cytochrome c6 PetJ, with product MRTIALALLLVVAICTLIFPSAALAADIANGAKVFNSNCAACHMGGRNVVMATKTLQKDALEKYSMNSLEAIINQVTNGKNAMPAFKGKLNAQQIEDVASYVLEKSEKGWS
- a CDS encoding BlaI/MecI/CopY family transcriptional regulator encodes the protein MSPLPNYRPKQLSLGPLETEILNIVWELDRVTVKDVHDRILADPDRELAYTSVTTVLRRLTEKGWLACDKQERVFYWRPLVTKEQAQVIEAHEKLHRFLAVGNPDVVAAFADSLDRTSLEQLDAIAKRIQAARQQREEK
- a CDS encoding M56 family metallopeptidase, whose translation is MHTIMILAALAVAWNVRQNWSSASGDWQQRWKQTLWFFLFPPLILAIAGISVLFMGTQGSMLGLSVGWYSYGLTVIGFIVAIALGVKLAWQGWQAVRQTRTYPQEQVEGASCRILATPVLFSALVGFWRPELVVSQGLLYVLTPEQLAAVIAHEQAHYHYRDTFWFFWLGWVRTCTGWLPQTEALWEELLLLRELRADSRAAQQVDPLTLAESLLLVVRSAIVPMTSFCAAFSAASQAERLNERINALLEPSAPSSQPQFNWSWLWLLLALLPLVTLPFHS
- the coaE gene encoding dephospho-CoA kinase (Dephospho-CoA kinase (CoaE) performs the final step in coenzyme A biosynthesis.); the protein is MTYDLRLTTYDLRIIGLTGGISTGKSTVAQFLATEYHLPVLDADIYAREAVQLGSPILDAIAQRYGTNILQADGTLNRQQLARIIFNDSTEKQWLERQIHPYVRDRFEQEISKLSVPTVVLVIPLLFEAEMTNLVTEIWVVFCSPQQQIDRLIQRDNLTVEQAQARINSQVPLSEKCDRADVVLDNSSTLEDLRQKVDLAIKKFKGEG